Proteins encoded in a region of the Dethiosulfovibrio russensis genome:
- a CDS encoding TAXI family TRAP transporter solute-binding subunit, protein MMRKGFIAALLAVFALSAAVAGTAQAVEFVTIVTGSTGGTYYPVGTIIANSMNKEMMSKGVKASAQSSGGTIENLKMLKNDEAEMAIAMSNLTGFAYKGVGTYEGNQIPSLRYVMGLWPDVTQIVVRKEAGIETWGDLKGKRMAVGPPASGTEFTSKLVLRAVAGLTFEDIQPEYIGYSEAAQALQNGRLDAFNAETGYPVSAVSELYAGRVPVGMLEFSDDELDELQLEAPYYARVVIPADVYPKQTKPLNLVGVKSALIVSEKVSDEIVYETLKVIYNDREAMKQAHAAFTKVDYDHPMAGLYGAPLHPGAVKFFKEQGFEIPGSLLPPEAK, encoded by the coding sequence ATGATGAGAAAGGGATTCATTGCAGCGTTGCTAGCGGTATTTGCACTGTCTGCCGCCGTGGCTGGAACGGCTCAGGCCGTCGAGTTCGTGACGATCGTCACCGGTTCCACCGGCGGTACATACTATCCGGTAGGGACCATAATAGCTAACAGCATGAACAAAGAGATGATGTCCAAGGGAGTCAAGGCTTCGGCTCAGAGTTCCGGCGGTACGATCGAGAACCTCAAGATGCTCAAGAACGATGAGGCTGAGATGGCCATAGCTATGTCCAACCTCACCGGCTTCGCCTACAAGGGTGTCGGCACCTACGAGGGAAATCAGATCCCGTCCCTTCGTTACGTTATGGGGCTTTGGCCCGACGTCACCCAGATCGTTGTCCGTAAAGAAGCGGGAATCGAGACCTGGGGAGACCTCAAGGGCAAGAGAATGGCGGTAGGACCTCCCGCCTCCGGGACCGAGTTCACCAGCAAGCTGGTTTTGAGAGCCGTGGCCGGATTGACCTTCGAGGACATACAGCCCGAGTACATCGGCTACAGCGAGGCCGCTCAGGCTCTTCAGAACGGCAGACTCGACGCCTTCAACGCCGAGACGGGATACCCCGTTTCCGCCGTGTCCGAGCTCTACGCCGGACGGGTTCCAGTGGGGATGCTGGAGTTCTCCGACGACGAGCTTGACGAGCTTCAGCTGGAGGCCCCCTATTATGCCAGGGTGGTAATCCCTGCCGACGTGTATCCCAAGCAGACCAAGCCTCTCAACCTGGTCGGAGTCAAGTCTGCCCTTATCGTCAGCGAAAAGGTCAGCGACGAGATCGTCTACGAGACCCTCAAGGTCATCTACAACGACCGCGAAGCTATGAAGCAGGCTCACGCCGCCTTCACCAAGGTCGACTACGACCACCCCATGGCTGGACTCTACGGCGCTCCTCTTCACCCCGGTGCCGTCAAGTTCTTCAAGGAACAGGGCTTCGAGATTCCCGGATCCCTTCTTCCGCCCGAGGCGAAATAG
- a CDS encoding TRAP transporter permease, translated as MNILSVFKPGEHIPNRDFSGHVRTFAVALAVFTSLIHCWMNSVGLMITIKMNAIHLATMMALVFLYFPGTARSRRDQPTALDWLFTGLALLGGLYVVMCYDRLLATKLEVTQLDLIISVMTMCLLVEASRRAVGLPLTLLCVFFLVYTKFGPYFPGLFAHRGFDWSRIITRMALTDQGIYGVTLMVSSSYVFMFILFGSFLAATKTSEFFNDFALALAGRYRGGPAKVAVIASALMGSISGSSQANVATTGAFTIPLMKKVGYKPFFAGAVEAAASTGGILMPPIMGASAFIMSTFLGIPYVKIMLAGVFPALLYYGAILTMVDLRAKSNGLEGLPKEEIPSMKTTMLDKGHMTIPLVLIVYFLVAGYTPLFSAFLGLIAIIVLSSCRKSTRMGVKDFIGALDGGARSAAPVGIACGIVGFIVGAVGMTGVGQVIAMNIIMFAGGKLWAALILCMLASIVLGMGLPASACYIITATIAAPALQQMGVPALAAHFFAFYYGTMSAVVPPVALTSYTAAGLAKAAPTKVAVVGFGLAMSGLLLPFLFVYNPVLLFVDFTWAKFLPTILCAVVGVFSLSAGLIGMLRAHMPLWERVLFAANGIALVNPLKTVRLMSLAFFAFLFLQHWMRNRELRKKTV; from the coding sequence TTGAATATTCTGAGTGTCTTCAAGCCTGGGGAGCATATCCCTAACAGGGATTTCTCCGGTCATGTCAGAACCTTCGCCGTCGCACTGGCGGTTTTCACGTCTCTTATACATTGCTGGATGAACAGCGTAGGTCTGATGATAACCATAAAGATGAACGCCATCCACCTTGCCACTATGATGGCATTGGTGTTCCTCTATTTCCCCGGAACAGCCAGGTCCAGACGAGATCAACCTACCGCCCTTGACTGGCTGTTTACCGGGCTCGCTTTGCTGGGCGGTCTTTACGTGGTCATGTGTTATGACCGTCTTTTGGCGACCAAGCTGGAGGTTACCCAGCTGGACCTCATAATTTCGGTCATGACCATGTGTCTTCTGGTCGAGGCATCTCGTCGGGCGGTTGGCTTGCCCTTGACCCTGCTGTGCGTTTTCTTCCTGGTCTACACCAAATTCGGTCCGTATTTTCCAGGTCTTTTCGCCCATAGAGGTTTCGACTGGAGCAGGATAATAACCCGTATGGCCCTCACCGACCAGGGGATATATGGCGTCACCCTAATGGTCTCGTCGTCCTACGTGTTCATGTTCATACTGTTCGGGTCCTTCCTGGCGGCCACCAAGACCAGCGAGTTCTTCAACGACTTCGCCCTGGCCCTGGCGGGACGCTACAGAGGCGGTCCTGCCAAGGTCGCGGTGATAGCGTCAGCTTTGATGGGCAGTATCTCCGGCAGTTCCCAGGCGAACGTGGCCACTACGGGAGCCTTCACCATACCTCTCATGAAGAAGGTAGGATATAAGCCTTTCTTCGCCGGAGCGGTGGAGGCCGCCGCCAGTACCGGAGGAATTCTGATGCCTCCGATCATGGGAGCCTCCGCTTTCATAATGAGCACTTTCCTGGGGATTCCCTATGTCAAGATAATGTTGGCAGGCGTATTCCCCGCCTTGCTGTACTACGGTGCGATCTTGACCATGGTCGACCTCAGGGCCAAGAGCAATGGCCTGGAGGGATTGCCCAAGGAGGAAATCCCCTCCATGAAGACGACCATGTTGGACAAGGGGCACATGACCATACCTCTCGTACTGATAGTCTATTTCCTTGTCGCCGGCTATACCCCGCTGTTCTCCGCTTTTCTGGGGTTGATCGCTATAATCGTCCTCTCGTCCTGCCGTAAATCCACCCGAATGGGTGTCAAGGATTTTATCGGGGCGCTGGACGGAGGGGCCAGAAGCGCCGCTCCTGTCGGAATAGCCTGCGGGATAGTAGGTTTCATAGTTGGAGCCGTCGGCATGACCGGCGTAGGGCAGGTCATAGCGATGAACATAATAATGTTCGCCGGAGGCAAGCTCTGGGCGGCCTTGATACTGTGTATGCTGGCATCCATAGTTCTGGGCATGGGGCTTCCCGCTTCGGCCTGTTACATCATAACCGCCACCATCGCGGCCCCGGCCCTGCAGCAGATGGGGGTTCCCGCTCTGGCGGCCCATTTCTTCGCCTTCTACTACGGGACGATGTCGGCGGTGGTTCCTCCTGTCGCTCTCACCAGCTATACAGCCGCTGGACTGGCCAAGGCAGCTCCGACGAAGGTGGCGGTGGTCGGTTTCGGACTGGCGATGTCCGGGTTGCTTCTGCCCTTCCTGTTCGTCTACAACCCGGTGCTGCTCTTCGTCGACTTCACATGGGCCAAGTTTCTTCCGACCATCCTCTGTGCCGTGGTGGGGGTTTTCTCTCTGTCCGCCGGGCTCATAGGGATGTTGAGGGCCCATATGCCCCTGTGGGAGAGGGTGCTTTTTGCCGCCAACGGTATAGCTTTGGTCAACCCTCTTAAGACGGTTCGTCTGATGAGTCTCGCCTTTTTCGCTTTTCTCTTCCTCCAGCATTGGATGAGAAACAGGGAACTGAGAAAAAAGACGGTCTAA